The Vibrio gallaecicus genome contains a region encoding:
- a CDS encoding amidohydrolase translates to MNRTSSLILVASLIMSSHTLAFDEADMIFTNAQIHGHENADAIAIHDGNVLFIGKATDTKMYSNKNTEVIDLEKAYVMPGFIDNHNHVFEAVSEAGGNCELHMDASLEDQIPYLKACSRKSQSKGWLIGYGFSLDAIINENNTQTPLEVIDNIFPTRPVVLMEQTSHSMWVNSAALELAAITKDSPEPQGGKIIKDPDSGELNGILFDNAGDIVMEMAWNSLEGQFDQSYDGLIAGLEESASYGITTIGDGRLYWKRGWYEVWKQAEQDGNLTARVSLRPWIYPADSMNPQLVYLEKIQSSDTSRLLLIDQVKMYSDGITINGTAKTLAPYLETYIPDEPYGINYIPPTQMKTWLTALDKIGYSAHIHAIGDGAVRESLNAVEHARSNGASKSYTLTHIELIDPDDIHRFANLNVTADFQVGSEYIVEHDHPWAKLFLGAKRSNALMNLKAIFDTGANLTLSSDWNVHELNPLIGIANSIRMGSTGLPNIKAAIDAYTINAAISLGIEDITGSIDVGKSADFAILEQNITHLSADDIANTNILMTVLQGNIVFDVEE, encoded by the coding sequence ATGAACCGAACTTCCTCTCTAATTCTGGTAGCGAGTTTAATAATGAGCTCGCATACTTTGGCTTTCGATGAAGCCGATATGATCTTTACAAACGCACAAATTCACGGTCATGAGAACGCCGATGCGATTGCCATTCATGATGGAAATGTCCTATTTATAGGTAAAGCTACAGACACAAAAATGTATAGTAATAAAAATACTGAAGTGATAGACCTTGAAAAAGCGTATGTCATGCCGGGGTTTATTGATAACCATAACCATGTATTTGAAGCTGTTTCTGAGGCCGGCGGTAACTGTGAGCTGCATATGGACGCCTCACTTGAAGATCAAATCCCTTACTTAAAAGCTTGTAGTAGAAAAAGTCAGTCTAAAGGCTGGTTAATAGGCTATGGTTTTTCGTTAGATGCCATAATCAATGAAAATAATACTCAAACTCCACTAGAGGTAATCGACAACATTTTTCCTACTCGCCCTGTTGTGCTCATGGAACAGACTTCTCATTCAATGTGGGTCAATTCTGCCGCTCTTGAACTTGCAGCTATCACCAAAGATTCACCCGAGCCTCAAGGTGGAAAGATTATCAAAGATCCAGATAGCGGTGAGCTTAACGGCATCTTATTTGATAATGCTGGCGATATCGTTATGGAAATGGCATGGAACAGCCTAGAAGGTCAATTTGATCAAAGTTATGACGGCTTAATAGCTGGTCTTGAAGAGTCAGCATCATACGGAATTACGACTATTGGTGATGGTCGGCTCTATTGGAAACGCGGTTGGTATGAAGTATGGAAACAAGCGGAACAAGACGGTAACTTAACGGCTCGAGTATCCCTACGTCCATGGATTTACCCTGCTGACTCCATGAATCCCCAATTAGTCTATCTGGAAAAAATTCAATCAAGTGATACATCTCGCCTACTCCTAATCGATCAGGTAAAAATGTATAGCGATGGTATTACGATCAATGGTACCGCAAAAACTCTGGCACCGTATTTAGAGACTTACATACCAGATGAGCCTTACGGCATTAATTATATTCCGCCTACTCAAATGAAAACTTGGCTGACTGCATTGGATAAAATTGGTTATAGCGCACATATTCATGCTATTGGAGACGGGGCTGTTCGTGAATCGCTTAACGCGGTAGAACATGCTCGTAGCAACGGGGCATCGAAGTCGTACACGCTTACCCATATCGAGCTTATAGATCCAGACGATATCCATCGCTTTGCGAATTTAAATGTTACAGCAGACTTCCAAGTAGGATCTGAATACATTGTCGAACACGACCACCCGTGGGCTAAACTATTCTTAGGAGCAAAGAGATCAAACGCATTAATGAACCTTAAAGCTATCTTTGATACAGGGGCTAACCTCACATTAAGTAGTGACTGGAATGTCCATGAGTTAAACCCACTTATAGGTATCGCAAACAGTATAAGAATGGGAAGTACAGGATTACCTAATATAAAGGCCGCTATTGATGCATACACTATCAACGCAGCTATAAGCCTTGGAATAGAAGACATTACAGGTTCTATCGACGTAGGAAAATCTGCTGATTTTGCTATCTTAGAGCAAAATATTACCCACTTGTCTGCCGATGATATTGCAAATACGAACATCTTAATGACTGTCTTGCAGGGTAATATTGTATTTGATGTTGAAGAGTAA